One region of Scomber scombrus chromosome 10, fScoSco1.1, whole genome shotgun sequence genomic DNA includes:
- the emd gene encoding emerin (Emery-Dreifuss muscular dystrophy): MSLSEKSDEEIAQLLAQYDIKHGPIVDSTRKLYEKKLEKAMKEAPAKPSSDKTYYREEEEVITYMTYHNPVRHEGYADMLKRRGNAEPDEDEESDQDTEPSIRSSSTTVNHSTARPREPIRKSGGCVRKMIRLMLLLAVLAAVFYYTYFHVMNSEENILGLRDR, translated from the exons atGTCTTTAAGTGAGAAAAGTGATGAGGAGATCGCCCAGTTGCTCGCTCAGTATGACATCAAACATGGACCCATAGTGG ACTCTACTCGAAAGCTGTATGAGAAGAAGCTTGAAAAGGCGATGAAGGAAGCCCCGGCTAAACCCTCCTCTGATAAGACCTACTacagagaggaag agGAGGTTATTACTTACATGACATACCACAATCCG GTTAGACACGAAGGTTATGCAGACAT GCTGAAACGAAGAGGCAACGCTGAGCCAGACGAAGACGAGGAATCCGATCAAGACACAGA GCCATCTATCCGGAGCAGTAGCACAACGGTCAACCACAGCACCGCACGACCCAGGGAGCCCATCAGAAAGTCCGGAGGCTGCGTGCGGAAGATGATTCGACTGATGCTACTGTTAGCTGTGTTAGCGGCTGTTTTCTACTACACCTACTTCCACGTGATGAACAGTGAAGAAAACATTCTGGGGCTCCGCGATCGATAG
- the si:dkey-93l1.9 gene encoding ninjurin-1 has protein sequence MAGVDRKNEEDLPLNTLGDIEAATAISGKPLRPININHYATKKSAAQSMLDVALLMANSSQLKTVLYVGPHYRFYIPVIVLLSLSIALQVTVGLLLVFIVKYDLNDMRKHTKLNWMNNVATVLVFFTVLVNIFITALGFEGQAVSRVMPEAQFLPLPSDVNKTVGV, from the exons atgGCAGGAGTGGACAGAAAGAACGAAGAGGACTTACCTCTGAATACACTGGGTGACATAGAG GCAGCTACAGCCATCTCTGGAAAACCACTTCGCCCCATCAACATAAATCACTATGCCACTAAGAAGAGTGCGGCTCAGAGCATGCTGGACGTCGCCTTGCTGATGGCCAACTCCTCCCAACTGAAGACCGTTCTATATGTGGGGCCTCATTACCGTTTCTACATCCCCGTCATCGTCCTGCTATCTCTGTCCATCGCTTTACAGGTCACTGTGGGGCTGCTGCTCGTCTTTATTG TGAAGTACGATCTGAACGACATGAGGAAACACACCAAGCTCAACTGGATGAACAACGTAGCCACAGTCTTAGTCTTCTTCACGGTCCTCGTCAACATCTTCATCACAGCACTCGGCTTTGAGGGTCAGGCTGTGAG cAGGGTGATGCCGGAGGCTCAATTTCTACCACTGCCCTCAGACGTCAACAAGACTGTTGGCGTCTAG
- the LOC133987268 gene encoding THAP domain-containing protein 2-like: MPDFCAAYGCSNERNIQTRSSGITFHRFPKDNSLRRQWERAVKRKGFVASERSLLCSEHFKANDFDRTGQTVRLRHGVKPSVFNFPSRLQKQVPSMTTQASRKAEESLPVDLPRHFQEAEPQSNVDHNYALPASPDALKARLNEALARVESLEHEKRNCLIRERRAKKNVQALLEGLRSTLTP; this comes from the exons atgccgGACTTTTGTGCCGCTTATGGATGTTCCAATGAGCGGAACATACAAACCAGATCCAGTGGAATCACTTTTCACAG GTTTCCCAAAGACAACAGTTTAAGGAGACAATGGGAACGGGCAGTGAAACGGAAAGGTTTTGTGGCAAGTGAGAGGTCCTTGCTCTGCAGTGAGCACTTTAAAGCAAATGATTTTGACAGGACAGGGCAGACTGTCCGGCTGAGACATGGAGTCAAACCATCTGTCTTTAACTTCCCATCTCGTTTACAAAAG CAAGTACCATCAATGACCACACAAGCATCGAGGAAAGCTGAAGAGAGCCTGCCAGTGGACTTGCCTCGGCATTTCCAGGAAGCTGAACCTCAGTCTAATGTT GACCACAATTATGCTTTGCCTGCTTCTCCCGATGCTCTAAAGGCCAGACTAAATGAAGCTCTGGCTAGAGTGGAGAGTCTGGAGCACGAGAAGAGGAATTGCTTGATCCGGGAGCGTAGGGCGAAGAAAAATGTTCAGGCTCTTCTTGAGGGTTTGAGGTCAACGTTGACACCTTGA
- the mrpl49 gene encoding mitochondrial ribosomal protein L49, which produces MAAYFGVQSAVLRRALRASFSPHSRSPVATVGLRLVCSAAAEEHKPVIVESAEEYKFVERLIPPSRVPAPPQHTGPAPSGWSPPPASPPALPYMIRRSRMHNIPVYTDMTNGNRTTTLIRKVEGDIWALEKNVKQYLKELTGKELPTQVNEVTMTLKVKGHFDKELKEWLTSKGF; this is translated from the coding sequence ATGGCGGCTTACTTCGGTGTTCAGTCCGCGGTGCTCCGCAGAGCGCTGCGAGCCTCCTTCAGCCCTCACAGCCGTTCACCTGTCGCTACTGTCGGCCTCAGGCTCGTCTGTAGCGCTGCAGCAGAAGAACACAAGCCGGTGATAGTAGAGTCTGCGGAGGAATACAAGTTCGTAGAGCGTCTCATCCCACCGTCACGGGTCCCCGCTCCGCCTCAGCACACCGGGCCAGCCCCGTCTGGCTGGAGCCCACCGCCAGCCTCCCCGCCTGCTCTGCCCTACATGATCCGCCGCTCCCGCATGCACAACATCCCCGTGTACACCGACATGACCAATGGGAACCGCACGACTACGCTGATACGGAAAGTAGAGGGGGACATTTGGGCTCTGGAGAAGAACGTGAAGCAGTACCTGAAGGAGCTGACGGGCAAAGAGCTGCCAACACAGGTCAATGAGGTCACCATGACCctgaaggtcaaaggtcattttGATAAGGAGCTGAAGGAGTGGTTGACCAGTAAAGGATTCTAA